The genomic window GTCCCTCCTCCAAGTGCTGGACCCGCGCGCCTGGCTCCGTCGTCGTCGCCAGGAGTGGGACGCCCTATCGGCCCGCCTCGACCCGGCGGGTGCGCTGCCGGGGTGGAGGCAGCTCGAGCTTTCGTTCGAATCCGCCGAGACGACCGCCGCCTGAGCCTGGTGCTCAGGTCCGCGTGAGCAGGCGGATCAGGCCCGCGTGCTCGGGGTAGCGGGCCGCGAGGTCCGACGAGGAACCTTGCTCGTAGTCCTCGTAGTCGAAGCCCGGAGCCATGGTGGCGCCGAGCAGGATGAACTCGGCGCCGGGCTCCAGCCGCGTGCCCTGCCAGACGCCCGGCGGGACGACCACCTGCGGGGATTGACCGCGCAGGACGTCCGGGCCCAGGACCACTTCCCGGCCCTCGCCATCGGGGAAGAGCCGCAGCATGCGGGCCGGCCCGCCCAGGTAGACGTGGAAGACCTCCTCGGTCGGCAGCCGATGCATCTCGGAGAACGTCCGGGGAGTCAGGAGATAGTAGATCGAGGTGCCGAGGCTGCGACGCGCCCCGGCCGGGTATCCCGGGGGCAGGCACGACTCCTCGATGCTCGCCGCGGACCGGTACGTCTCGCGGAAATAGCCCCCCTCGATCGGGTGGGGCTCAAGTTGGAGTGCCGCGATGATCTCGTCCGCGGTTGGCATGGTTCCTCCTGGTTCTCGAGCAGGGGCCGGGCCGAGCTCGACGCCCGGCCTGTGACACTCACGCGAATCGGTCGCCCGCCTCAGGCGTTGGGCAACCGATCGCCCGACTTCGCCCATCGGCAATTTTCGAACTCCCCGTCTACACTCCGCCCAGAATGACGCAATGTCATCGCGGCGAGAGGTCGATTCTCCATTCAGAGTGTGTCCAGGTCCAAGGGCATGCCGGGATGGAGACGGGGACGATGATCACGCGGGGCGGGGCGCGATTCGCGCCGGCCTGGTTCGTCGCGGCCTTGCTGGGGGTTCTCGACCTCGGCGCATCGTCCGCTTCCGCGCAGGACGGCCCGGAACTCGAGGCGCCGATCGTGCCAGCTCCTCCGGGCACGAGACAGCCGGCGGCGGAGCCCCCAGCGTCGCCCGCGACGCCCGGCGATCCTCCCGCGGCTCCTTCCACGTCGTCCGATGCCCATCCGCTGCCGCTGATCCCGGGCGTCACGGCGCCCCTTCCGCCGAGGCCGGAAGGGCGGACCTCACGGCCGCAGCGCGAGGCGTCACGGGAGACGCCGGCCCCGGCCCCGGAGCTTACCGGCCCGGCGAGACCTCCGGCCCCCACCGCGGGTCCGGGCCCGATCTCCTTATCGTTGGAACCGATCGACGACGCGGAGGCGGAGCGACTCCTCAAGCAGGGAGCCTTCGCCAAGGACCGGCCCGCCCGCCCCGCCGCCGACCGGAAGCCTCGTCCGGATCCCGCGAAGCCCCCCGGCGAGCCGAGCCCGGGCACCGCCGAGCCGCCGATCCGGAGCGGGGGACTGCTCGGCCGCTTCCTGGCCCCACCCGCCGGGAGAGAGCGAGGACGCGCTGCCGAGAGCTCGATCACGGTCGAGCCCCTTTCGGATCCGGCCACGGAGACCGCCCTGAAGAGGCGCCTCGAAAAGCAGATCCAGCAGGAGCTCGGCGATCGGGTGACCTCGGCGGAGGTGCGCGTCGCCGGCCGCGTCGTCTCGATTCGCGTCCGGGTCTCCCGCTTCTGGCTGCGGCGGGGAGTGCGACGGTCGCTGGAATCCTTCCATGTCCCGCCGGGCTACCGCGTCCGCGTCGATTCGGTCGAGTGACCGATGGCGGATGCGTTTTTGCCCGAGATGATCCGGCAGCACCCTCCGGCGATGCATCTCCATCTACGATGCGAATAACAATGCATCCGCCGGTCGATCTGCGAATTCAGGGGCGAGCGAGCGGGTCACGGAACGAGGACGGCAACCCGGTGGCCGTCCTCAGGATGGCAGTCCGAAGAGTCGCCGGTTTCGTCGGCTCGTGTTCCGCGACCCGCGCGGGGCCGATAGACTGTTGGATCGTTTGCGGCGATACGCCGAGCGGATCCCGACGTCCCGGCCACGGACTGCTACGAAATGGAAACCGCGAAGAAGATCGTGGAGATCGACGGAGTGGCCCTGCACCTGGGCGACCCGGACGTGACGGACCAGGGATGGATCGGCCAGGACGAGGTCCTCCGCCAACTCCTCGCCTGCTGGCTGGTCGTCGATCCGCGCGACCGCGCCCTGTCGCCCAGGATCGTCGGGCCGCCGGGGATCGGCAAGACGACCCTGGCGATGGCCGCGGCCCGCACGCGCGAGCAGCGGCTCTACATCACGCAGTGCACGGCCGATACCCGGCCGGAGGACCTGATCGTCACCCCCGTGCTGGCCGAGAGCGGCCGGATCGCCTACCATGCGTCCCCGCTGGTCTCCGCGATGATCGTCGGGGGCGTGTGCGTCCTCGACGAAGGCAATCGGATGAACGAGAAGTCGTGGGCCAGCCTCGCCCCGCTCCTGGATCACCGCCGCTATGTCGAGAGCATCGTCGCCGGGATCACCATCCGCGCCCATGACGATTTCCGCGTGTGCGTGACGATGAATGAGGACGAGTCCACTTACGAGGTCCCCGACTACATCCTGTCGAGGCTCCAGCCAACCCTCGCACTCGGCTTCCCCAGCCGGGATGACGAGATGGCGATCCTCGAGTATCACCTGCCCTTCGCCGAAAGCGATCTGCTGGCCATCACGGTGGACTTCCTCCAGCAGGCCCATGAGCTGAAGCTGGACTTCTCCCCCCGCGATGGCATCAGCATCATCCGTTACGCTCTCAAGCGGATGGCCCAGGATCCGACCCATCCTCTCGGTCGCGACGCCGCCTGGCGCGAGGCGCTGGAACGGGTGCTGGGCGACGAGGCCGTGGACCTGGAGAGCCTCGCCCGCCGCAAGCGCAGATCACACGGGGGCTCCCACGCCCCCCTGGGCCTGGGAGACCTCTTCTTCGACCCATCCGACCCGCTCCACCCCGACGGCCCCGGCGAGACGACCGACGACGAGGAATTCTAGCCCGCGCTCCGTCGAAGGGAGGGCAGACCGGATCAGGGCCGGGCCGTGGCCCGCTCCTCGACGCCCGACCAGGCGCAGAGCACGGCCTCGTCCACCGTCGGGAAACAATCGACGAGCATGGTCAGCCGGACCTGGTCCAGGAGGGCGATGATCCGGGCGTGGGCCTGGCAGATCCGCAGACCGCCGCCTTCCCATTCCAGGCGGACGTGGTGGGCCAGCAGGAAGGCGATCGCCTTCCGGGAAAGGTGATTGACGAATTCGAGGTTCACGACCACGCGACGAGCCCCGGGCTCTTCCCGCAGCGACTCGAGCCTCGTCCGCAAGGCCTCGATGGCTTCCTCGCCGTCCAGGTCCGGGAACAGGGGGGTGACCACGGTCACCCCGTCGAAGTCCTCGGTCCTGATACGCAACGTCCCGTCCGCGTCGTCGGCGACCGGCATCTCCTCGGTGGGGAGCGGCTCATTGCCCGCGGGTAGGCTGTGCGGGTGAGCCGTGGCCTGGCGGGCCTCCGGGTGAGCGCCGATCACGACAGTCGCCGGATCCTCCGGCAAGGGTTCCGAGGAGTGAGAACGGTCGATCGCGACACGGAAGCGGACCGGGCCGATCCGGAACTCGTCCCCGTGGCGTAGCTCGATTTCGGCATCCCGGAGCACCTTGCCGTTCACGAGCGTGCCGTTGGTGCTCTCTAGGTCTCGCACGAAGATGCGGTCGTCGCGAATCTCGATGGCTGCGTGCTGCTTGCTGACCTGGGCGGAGTTCAGTCGGATCTTGCACGAACGGTCCCGGCCGATGAGCCAGCGAGGGTGCGTGACCGCGAGCGACCGGCCGTCGCCCGAGTCGGCCGTGAGCTCCAGGCGTACGGAGAAGCCCCGGATATTGTTTGGGCGGGCGGGTGCCTTCCCGTCCGCGTCGGGAGGGGGCATGGGCTCGTCGGCCTGGCTCGGAGCTCCGCCGCAGATCGGGGGCACCGGCGCGACCGAGCGGAGTGCCTCGAGCAGGTCCACGGGCAGCTGCCTGGGGGCCGAGCAGGCCGGCCAGGGGCTCGAGATCGCCGCGGCCTCGTCCGGATGCAACTCCAGTTCACGGGCCATGCCGACGATCGCGAAGATCTCGGCGAGCTGGGGATCCAGGCCGCAGATCTTCAGCCTCCCGCCATCGGCCTCGGCACAGCGGCGATGGGCGTTGCCGACGACGCCGATGATCCAGCTCCCCAGCTTCTCCACGCCGCTGAAGTTGAGGACCATGCGATGATTGCCGACGGCGATGAGGTCCATCAGGTCGGCCTCCAGCTCCCGGAGGAGGGAGCGCTGCACGAGCGACTGATCCGCGACGCGTACCATCGTGTAGCCTCGACGGTAAGCGACGCGGAAATGAGACCATCCGCCCTGGGAGTCCGTGGCCGGCCCAAGGGCAGCACCGCCCTTGCCGTTGGTCCTTGCCCGCGGCCGGAATGCGGGCAGATTCTTGATCAGTCGGTTCCAGTGGTTCTCCCTGGCCGGGTCGGCCTCCTGGTCCAGGTTCGAGGCGATCCACTCCTCGAGCCTGCGATCGCGGGAGGGTGCCATCGGCCCGGGACGGAGCAGCGTGGCCGTCGTCTCCAGGCGGCCGATCAGGGGGATCTCCTGTTCTTCGGCGAACATCGATCTCGTCTCCCATCGACCTCGGGAATGATCGGGAAGATCCGCTCATGTGATATTGCGTACGCTCGGCAATCCGACCCGCGCGGCGGTACGACCTCGCAGCGAGGGCCATGCGGATTCGTCGTCGTGCCCGGACGGACGGATCGTCGGGGCAAACATCGCGGCCAAGGCTGCTGCGCGAGCGCAGGCCGCGAACGTGGAATGGGGATAGCTGGCGAGGCTGAGAATCGCGAGGGCGGGCAGGAGAGGGCTCCCCGACTTTCATCGGAGCACCTGCCCGCCCTCGTCGATTCCCGTGACTGATGTAGGCGATATCCGGAAGAGGTCGGTCCCGAATTCCAGAAAAAAGCGGTCCGCCCTTTCGGGCCTCATCCGGGATCTTTGGCCCTGGAGGCTTTGCACCCTGGAAGGGACCATGAAGAGGGGCGTCCCGGCCGCACGCGTGTCCGGAATGGCGGCCGACGTCGTCGGCCGATAGACTGGCCCCTCGGTCGGTCGCCACGAGACGGTTCCCGTGCGGTGGGGAGGTTGATATGGGCAGCCCGGACTCGAGCGCCGATGGTTTCCTGTCGATCGGGCCCCGGATCCGCGTCCTGCCGATCATCCACGGCTCGGGGGACTTCGCCATCCGGGTCCGGGACGAGCTGCTGGAGAGGCCCTACGATTGCCTGGCGGTCCCCCTTCCGCCTTCCTTCCAGGACGAGGTCGAGCGTGCCGTCGAGGCGCTGCCGACCCCCTCCGTCGTCGTCCAGCCCGATGCCGACGGCGAGGAAGGTGAGCCGAGCTACAGCTTCGTGCCGATCGATCCGTGCCAGGGGGTGATCGCCGGGCTCCGCACGGCCCTCGGCGAGCGGATTGCGCGGGAGTTCATCGACCTGGAGACCCCCTCGTTCGAGTCGATCGCCGCCTCGTTCCCGGACCCGTACGCGCTCAAGCGGGTGTCCCCGGAGAAGTTCGCGGCGGCCGTGCTGCCGGCCATCCCGCCGCCGCAGGGGGCGCAGCACCGGGCTCGACTCGCGTGGATGGGGGCGAGGCTTCGCGAGATCGAGTCGCGCCGCCGCCTGACCCTCCTCGTCTGCTCGCTGCTGGACTGGCCTTGGATCCGGGACGCGTATCGCTCGAGGATAGCCCCACCCGAGCCGGAGCCGTTCTTCGCCCCGATCCGCACCCATCGGGTCGATTCGAGGTCGCTGCTCTTCCTCCTCGGCGAGCTTCCCTTCATCACGGGCCTCTACGAGCGCGGCCGTCGCGAGCTGACCGCGGACGACAACCTCTCGGTGGACGGGGTGAAGGAGCTGATGCTCGAGGCCAGGGAGCGGCTCCGCCTCGAACGGCCCGACGTGGCCCAGCGGATCACGCCGCAGCTGCTCTCGGTCGCGTTCCGTTACATCCGCAACCTGTCCCTCTTGGAGCGGCGTCTCACGCCCGATCTCTACACGCTGATCGTCGCGGCCAGGCAGACGGCCGGCGATGATTATGCCCTCGCGCTCGCGGAGACGGCCCGGCAATACCTGGCGCCGGTCCCTTCAGACGAAGGCCTCACTCCGGAGTTCGACGAGGATCGGCCTCTCCGGATGGGCGTCCACCGGGCCGACGTCCCCGGCTGCGGCCCGGCGAGGATGACGAGTCGCCTGCCGGGCCAGGCGATCTCGTGGCGGACGTGCAAGCTCCGGCCGAAGCCGAGTCCTCCGGAGCAGCGGCGCTGGAAGCAGAGATGGGACCCGTTCGGCATGTGCTCGTGGCCCCCCGAGGACGACCGGATCGAGGGGTTCCATCGCCACGTCCGGGACCAGGCCTGCGCCATCCTCGGCGCCGACCTGGCACGCGTGGAGAAGTTCACGACCAGCGTCCGCGACGGGATCGATATCCGGGAGACGCTCCGCAACTGGCACAAGGGCGAGCTGTATGTCCGGGTCGTCCCGCCGAGCCGAGGGTCGATCGAGGCCGTGGTCTTCCTTTTCGACGTCCCCGCCGATCCCGACGTGTACACCCACAGGGCGACCTGGTTCGCCGAGCATTCGGAGGAATCGACGCTCGCCTTCTACGCAACCGATCCGATGAAGGACCTGGTCGGCCCGGGGATCGCTCGGGCGAAGTACGGCGGGGCCCTCTTCCTCTTCCCGCCGCGACCGATTCCCGAGATATGGACGGATCCTCAACTGGAATCCGCCGCCACGCCCGAGGAACGATTGCTGGCCGCGGCCTTCCTCCACAGCCGGGACCGCCACGTCGCCGTCGTCTCGCCGGCCCCGCCGCTCGGCAATTGGAGGCGGATGGCGCGGGCATCCGGCCGGAAGATCGTCCACCTGCCGCTCAAGAGGTTCGGCGGCCAGATGCTGGATCGCCTGCGGACGTTCCACGTCCTCAACGGCAAGCAGGTCCGCTCCTACGCGGCGGATTACATCCGAGACGCCTGAGATGTCCGGGGCCGTTCCTGCGTCCGCCGTCGGTCGTCATGACTCCCCGTCCTGATACCAAGCCGGACGAACTGGAAGAGGGCGAAGAGGACGAGGGCCGGCAGGATGGCATAGGCGAGATAGATGGTGCCCGGGAGGCCGATCGCGGGGCCGGCGAGGGAGACCGGGAGGACGAGGAGCAGGCTCAGGAGCAGCATGCATCCCGTCGACGTCATGATCGACTTGAAGACGGCCTCCTCGCTGATCTCCTCGTAGTGCAGGTCGATCGTCCGCCCCTTGCGGAGGCTCCGGACGACGGCCTCGGAAAGCTCCATGGCGCGCGTGCCGTCGAGGAGGCTCGGGCCCAAGCCGGTCGATCCCCGCTCGACGCCGGGGCCTTCGTTCATGGCCTCCCGCAACGCGGTCCCGATCGCCTCCTTGGGATCCCAGGGCCCCAGATGTTCGGCCGAATCCATGCCCGGGCAAGCGTCGCGATGGATCAGGGAGGAGGGGCCGCAGAGGCCGGCACCGAGCTCGAGGGTCACCGAACGGAGCGAGCCGGATAACGTGAGACGGGTCGGTCCCGGCGGGCCGGCGACGAGCCGGACCTCGGCGCGGCGGTGGGTCGCGTCGCGGAGCTGGACCACCAGCTCCTGGTCGGGGTCGGACCCGGGCGGATCCCCGCTCGCGATCAGCGAGTCGATCGTGCCCAGGAGCGAGCGGATGACGTCGATCATCGTCGGGAAGACCCGGGTGGCAAGCCGCTCTCCGGGCGGCGTGTTGACCTCAAGCCGGAGGCCGCGGAATTCGCCGAGCTCTCCGGCCGAGAGCATCCGACGGAGCCGCTCGACGCCGGGATGGCGACGCAAGGGGAGGTCCGGGACGATGACGGCGCCGGTCTCGGCCCGGCTGAGCGCGACCTGGTAGTACGACTCGGAGTCGTCGCCCGGCGGATGCAGGCAGATGATGGCGAGGCCCTCGGCGGCCGCCCGGCGGAGGACCTCTCCCCTCGACTCGACCGGGCCGCCGATGATGGCGAGCTCGAGTCCCGCGATGGCCAGCCCTTCGTTGAGGTCGGAGAGGCTTCCCGGCCCGGGGGCGGATCCTTCGACCCTCGGGAGCACGGTCGCGATGACCTCGTATTCGGGCCTGCCGGACAGCCAGTCGGCCCAGGCCCGCTCCTCCTCGCCGTCTCCCACGATCAGGACGTCCATCGGCCTGGCAATCTCCGGTGCGGCCGGTCCCACGCGGTTCGCAGCGAGCCCGGGTGGATTGACCGATTTCCTGCACCCTAGCGATAATGACCGGGTCGGGCAACGGTCCGACCCGGCGAACCGGGGCCGGGGGAGGAGACGAGGGCCGGTCGGGGCATGCGTTCGTGATCACGATCGAGAACCTGCATGACTTCCCCGCGGAGGCCCGCGGCGCGTTCGTGACGGTCGGCAATTTTGACGGCGTCCATCGCGGCCACCAGCGTCTCATCGCTCGGCTCCGCGCCCGTGCGGACGAGGCCGGCGTGCCCGCCATCGCCATCACGTTCGACCCGCACCCGGCCTCCCTGCTCCGGCCCGACCAGGCCCCCGTGCCGCTGGTCTGGCCCGAACGCGAGGTCCGGCTCCTCCAGGAGGCCGGCGCCACCCACGTGGCCGTTTTCCGGACCGGGAGCTGGCTGCTCGACCTCTCGGCCCGCGAATTCTACGAACGGGTCATCCGTCGGCAGCTCGACGCCAGGGGCATGGTGGAGGGCCCGAACTTCGCCTTCGGCCACGACCGCCAGGGGTCCGTCGACCTCCTCGGCCGCTGGTGCGGCGAGGACGGGATCGTCTTCGAGGTCGCGGAGCCGCTGCGCGACGGCGGAGAGCTCATCTCGTCGTCCCGGATCCGCCGGGAGCTGCGGGAGGGGCACGTCGAGGAGGCCGCCCGACTTCTGACGAGGCCCCACCGGATCCGCGGGATCGTCACCCACGGCGCCGGCCGGGGCAGGGGCCTGGGAATCCCCACGATCAATCTCGATGAAATCGACACCCTCATCCCGCCGGACGGCGTCTACGCCGTCCGCGCCTGCGTCCCGGGCGATGCCCGGCATGGCCAGGGCCTCGTCCGCGCGGCGGCCTGCAACATCGGCCCCAACCCGACCTTCGGAGAGCAGGCCCGCAAGGTGGAGGCCCATCTCATCGACTTCGAGGGCGACCTGTACGGCCGGATGGTCGAGCTGGACTTCCTCGCTCGCCTGCGTCCCACGCGTCCATTTGGGGGCATCGAGGACCTGCTCGAGCAGATCCGAGCGGACATCGAGCGCGCGAG from Aquisphaera giovannonii includes these protein-coding regions:
- a CDS encoding cupin domain-containing protein; translation: MPTADEIIAALQLEPHPIEGGYFRETYRSAASIEESCLPPGYPAGARRSLGTSIYYLLTPRTFSEMHRLPTEEVFHVYLGGPARMLRLFPDGEGREVVLGPDVLRGQSPQVVVPPGVWQGTRLEPGAEFILLGATMAPGFDYEDYEQGSSSDLAARYPEHAGLIRLLTRT
- a CDS encoding AAA family ATPase yields the protein METAKKIVEIDGVALHLGDPDVTDQGWIGQDEVLRQLLACWLVVDPRDRALSPRIVGPPGIGKTTLAMAAARTREQRLYITQCTADTRPEDLIVTPVLAESGRIAYHASPLVSAMIVGGVCVLDEGNRMNEKSWASLAPLLDHRRYVESIVAGITIRAHDDFRVCVTMNEDESTYEVPDYILSRLQPTLALGFPSRDDEMAILEYHLPFAESDLLAITVDFLQQAHELKLDFSPRDGISIIRYALKRMAQDPTHPLGRDAAWREALERVLGDEAVDLESLARRKRRSHGGSHAPLGLGDLFFDPSDPLHPDGPGETTDDEEF
- the ribF gene encoding riboflavin biosynthesis protein RibF; the protein is MITIENLHDFPAEARGAFVTVGNFDGVHRGHQRLIARLRARADEAGVPAIAITFDPHPASLLRPDQAPVPLVWPEREVRLLQEAGATHVAVFRTGSWLLDLSAREFYERVIRRQLDARGMVEGPNFAFGHDRQGSVDLLGRWCGEDGIVFEVAEPLRDGGELISSSRIRRELREGHVEEAARLLTRPHRIRGIVTHGAGRGRGLGIPTINLDEIDTLIPPDGVYAVRACVPGDARHGQGLVRAAACNIGPNPTFGEQARKVEAHLIDFEGDLYGRMVELDFLARLRPTRPFGGIEDLLEQIRADIERARTIAS
- a CDS encoding Gfo/Idh/MocA family oxidoreductase → MDVLIVGDGEEERAWADWLSGRPEYEVIATVLPRVEGSAPGPGSLSDLNEGLAIAGLELAIIGGPVESRGEVLRRAAAEGLAIICLHPPGDDSESYYQVALSRAETGAVIVPDLPLRRHPGVERLRRMLSAGELGEFRGLRLEVNTPPGERLATRVFPTMIDVIRSLLGTIDSLIASGDPPGSDPDQELVVQLRDATHRRAEVRLVAGPPGPTRLTLSGSLRSVTLELGAGLCGPSSLIHRDACPGMDSAEHLGPWDPKEAIGTALREAMNEGPGVERGSTGLGPSLLDGTRAMELSEAVVRSLRKGRTIDLHYEEISEEAVFKSIMTSTGCMLLLSLLLVLPVSLAGPAIGLPGTIYLAYAILPALVLFALFQFVRLGIRTGSHDDRRRTQERPRTSQASRM
- a CDS encoding FHA domain-containing protein, which encodes MFAEEQEIPLIGRLETTATLLRPGPMAPSRDRRLEEWIASNLDQEADPARENHWNRLIKNLPAFRPRARTNGKGGAALGPATDSQGGWSHFRVAYRRGYTMVRVADQSLVQRSLLRELEADLMDLIAVGNHRMVLNFSGVEKLGSWIIGVVGNAHRRCAEADGGRLKICGLDPQLAEIFAIVGMARELELHPDEAAAISSPWPACSAPRQLPVDLLEALRSVAPVPPICGGAPSQADEPMPPPDADGKAPARPNNIRGFSVRLELTADSGDGRSLAVTHPRWLIGRDRSCKIRLNSAQVSKQHAAIEIRDDRIFVRDLESTNGTLVNGKVLRDAEIELRHGDEFRIGPVRFRVAIDRSHSSEPLPEDPATVVIGAHPEARQATAHPHSLPAGNEPLPTEEMPVADDADGTLRIRTEDFDGVTVVTPLFPDLDGEEAIEALRTRLESLREEPGARRVVVNLEFVNHLSRKAIAFLLAHHVRLEWEGGGLRICQAHARIIALLDQVRLTMLVDCFPTVDEAVLCAWSGVEERATARP